The DNA sequence CTGCGGCTACCAATGTACCAATCAAAAGGGCCCCCATACCAATTCCCTCAATATTTCCCTTGAATAAATCAACACTTTGCACTAATGCCGCCCCCATAATAGCAGGGAGGGAAAGTAAAAAAGAAAAGCG is a window from the Clostridia bacterium genome containing:
- a CDS encoding undecaprenyl-diphosphate phosphatase, yielding RFSFLLSLPAIMGAALVQSVDLFKGNIEGIGMGALLIGTLVAAVCGYIAVRWMLEIIKNKSLKIFSYYLWIVGAGVLFTQLMGWF